The window CGTTCTCGTCAATCAGCTCTGCAAGAGCTCTGGTTGGAGTCTCATCAGACGAAATCACTTGTTCTTCACCTGAAGAATTTCCCGTCAATGTCAATACTTGGACAGACGGAATCGCTGAAGCACCAACGGTTGTCACCACAGCCGCGTTAGAAGCAGTGGACGGAACCGGACCGACCAATTTCCGACGCTGAATCTCACAAAGAAGCTGTTTCTTCCCTTTGCGAAAGCACTCGTTCGCGAACTCCCAACGATCCGATACAACCTTTCTAAATCCCTAAAacagaacaaaaaaagaaatccaaaatgaaagaaaaatccaCGACCGCTGAGAAGGAAACatgaatgaaattgaaatccAGTAGAGGATTGATTACATAAGTATTGAGCTGACGGAGAAAGCTGGTGAAGTTATTATGCTTGAAATACTTGGGAAGCAAATCTTTAGCGAAAGCCATGGTGTTCCAGACGATGAAGGTAGATCCGTCGTCGTTCCATGAAATGACATGGTCGATTGAGCGGTCGTCGACAAGCTGATAAGTCTTGGTCAAGAAAGGAGTGGGAACAGATCTGTAGGAATCGATAGGAGTAGGGGTGGGATTGGCGGTCGGCTCCTCCATGAGAGGAGCCAGAAGAATGAAGGAAATGAGATGGGGTAATGATGGGAGGGAAGTCGGAAAGCCAGAAAGCGTGAAGGAAGGTTCGAAGTGTGAGTTATGGAAGGAAGGAAAGTTGTGAGAATTTTCCGGGAAGGGGAGTTGGGAATTTCAATTCTAGAAGGTTCGTGGAAGAAGAGGATGAAgagaagatttttttgttgataaagTTGCTGATTTCAGAAACTTCCTCGAAAGcctaactttttcttttaattcttttaattcttttatttcttttaattcttttaattcttttaattcttttatttcttttatttcttattttaagcTGTCACCCACCAGTCCCTTCTATGAGCTTACCCCAAAATCCAAATCTTTCCACGTAGGCAGCCACAtagattatttcttttttctattttcaagaGTAATTTGCTTGAAAATCCAATCCCAAAAATGGTTATATATCGacttcattaaaaataatgttggTTCGTCTTTgtcaaacaatttttctttatttaaatcatcattcatataaaaagaaattcaattgtcaaaaatggaaaaatgtaCAAATACAAATGACGTGGAtgtcaaagaaaaaatcaactataatgagtttttttacttttattttttttgcaataagacaaatgaaaaataagttcataaaaaaggaagttaaataaaatttcaaatagagAATActcttttcaataatttccCGGAACTAAAATGTTATTCgaagtgtttttttaattgtataaaaatcaattttacagaatttcatccattttcttttaatttataaaaatgaagaattcaaagtgttttttttttttttttttagaaatttgaaataaaatataaacaaaacctGAAGTGAAAGTATAAACATGATGAAGTCCAGTCCCATTTCCAAAGATGAccaaaatctaacaaaaaataaaatcaagaaagaATCCACGAGAAAGAAATGATTAGAAAAAGGAAtatgaaacaaagaaaaggacTGCAAAAGAGGAACAATGAAACATATTTGTCCATATTGAAGACTTCTCAATTAAGTTCCTCAATTTCTCTTCCTCCATATTCACCAAAGTCAAAAGCTTCCATCACATTCACCCACAAAATATGCTCATTTTCTGCAATCTTTGGCAACACCATCATTGACCAAGACACTTGAAATTGATGTCCAAAACCAAAATTCCAATCAAAACATCAATGAAGATACATATAGTTCCTCTTCCCTGGTTCTACTCAACGATGCTGACCATCTCAGCCACCCACCCAAACACACATATCAAGACACCTCTTTTCAATCCTTTGTTGTTAAGATATCTTTCCAACGACCACATGCAAGGATCCGATCTCGCGGTGCCTTAGTTATACAATCTATATtagtttttctaataaaattgttctTCCTTTGTCCCATAAGCATATTATTAGTGAACCACATAACTTACATCaatcctaaaccctaaacacaCGGACGATGAGGGTACCCAGTACCCATAGTTGATCTTTCTAACACAAGACATTATCTCTCGGGAGAGGGTTAATAAAAAAGTGTTTAGAGACGAGACTTTTGATAATTAAGACATTTCAAACTTTCCTTTCTGCAGAGGAAACCGCTAAAGCCATATTGTATGCAAAGtcacattctttttcttcaaattcccAACACTAGTGCCAACTTTTTCTAAAGGTAAAGTCACAATTTCCTAGTCAACTGCATCACTGAGATTTTTCTCCATTGCCAATTCCAAATGGAActctcaatttctttattGGAATAGGAAGGGTGAAACATATTAtgaattggaaaaagaatttCATTACCTAATGTTGACAATCAACACTTCGAAATGctgaaaattttccatttctccAGTTTTCTCAAAACACTCCCAACCCCCAATCTTGCAAGTTTACAAATATTCTTTCCACGGCTCAATCTTGCAGATGAATCTTTCTCCAGATTCACTTTCAATCTTGAGGCCATCCCAAAACCACTCTACTGAGGTTATCAAACATATTATGTTCATCCTCAGACAAAAGAATTGTACCATCAGAAAATTACATTCAAAATTCatccaaaatcaatttcaGACATCGCCCACCAcaaaaaggaaggaaaggaTAATCCTCTAGCCTGAGCTATTCATCTctaagacattttttttaatccaacGCCTTAAAGAGAATCCCCCCATTGTACATTACATTTCATAAGCAATCTCATTAACAGAAAACTAAGAATGAACAGAAAACTAAGAATGAAGTATTTAGACAACtcaattcaattcatatgATATGTTGCTTCATTCAAACGAAATACACACCTGAACTGGCGAAGATTGAAGAAGACATCACTGAGAAGTCATAATGCAAATTCAAAACCGTAACAACAAAAACCATCTCATATTTGATTCGTCGATCGGCATTAGTTTGTACAATAAGATTCATGAAGTTCAAGAGCACAATATATGGATATTTTCATGGCTTGAACCAAATTGTTCTCATTTCGCTCAAAAGCTTACAGCAGTCTAAACTCAATGGACAAAATTCCGGGAAAATTTAATAGCGAGAGagcgaaagaaaaaaaaaaagaacacataTTTCACATTGTCAAGAAACATACAAGATACCACGACGATATAGCACAATGGTGGCAGATGTATAAAGAGTCAGTACGGAGACAATCCACCAAGCCATTAACAGAGCCACTTGGTTGACAAAAGAAGAAcagggaagaagaaaacttacCAAATTGGTATTTTTGAAAGAGTTGATATCAATTTGAGATAACCCAACAAAAAGCAAAACTAAGGCTGGTGGAGCAAAAAACTGCAAAGCAGACACACATAAGTAGTGATTATGTAGAAAAACCTTTGCTCTACTGAAATCCAAGTCAGGAACTTTCCCAGCATGCAATCTTTGGTACCAAGATAACAGAGCTTCGTTCAGATACATTTGCAAGTTCTGCCTTACTGCAATGATTTGCAAGAAACCAGATAGTGTCAAACACCAAAGCCTAAGTTTGGCAAAATCTTCCTTCGAGAATCCTATGCTTCCGACCAATCTGTCAGCATTTCGAATTTCACTAGACATATGTCCAATTGTACCTTCGCCAATGTTCTTCTTAATGAAAATTTCAGCTAATGGGTTAACCCACAGCAAGGTGGTGAAAGCCATGGCTGCCTGACTCGAATACAAAACTATCCTAGAAAACCATCCACAATAAACCATATCCAAATTGCATCTAATTTGATCAGTTCCAAGCCAAAATGATCGAGTGATTTTGGTTGCAGgtataaacaaaaacccagCACACAACCCCATTAAGATAGCAACAAAGCATGCCCCCATACCACCAATTTCACGGAGATCAAAATCTAATATAAGAGGACTAAAAGCAGAACAAGTTAGAAGTCcaaaaagaaacccaaaaacTCCAAAGAGTAAACTTAATTGCCTATCCAACGTTCTGGAAGCAGATTTCTCAAAAGCAACCTTTGTGAGAGATACAAATAGCTTACACCCAGCAAAGATCACAAACAGAAGAGGAACAAAAATCCCATTTCCCCAAACCCCAGAATTTTTTGATGCACCCACGAAAATTTGCAGCAGTAAACAAGAAATACC of the Cucumis sativus cultivar 9930 chromosome 3, Cucumber_9930_V3, whole genome shotgun sequence genome contains:
- the LOC101217977 gene encoding heat stress transcription factor B-2b, whose product is MEEPTANPTPTPIDSYRSVPTPFLTKTYQLVDDRSIDHVISWNDDGSTFIVWNTMAFAKDLLPKYFKHNNFTSFLRQLNTYGFRKVVSDRWEFANECFRKGKKQLLCEIQRRKLVGPVPSTASNAAVVTTVGASAIPSVQVLTLTGNSSGEEQVISSDETPTRALAELIDENDRLRREKVQLTEQLDEVKSLCNNIFSLMSSFVESQFKNSFKVRESVLESAKSLDLFPVKRPAGEEGTAEVKEEEEERNQIGAKRAREYREGATERAEDDTTLRLQPPDRWVVKSERINCQK
- the LOC101217739 gene encoding uncharacterized protein LOC101217739; amino-acid sequence: MLLQILSIYRNLLLHVALSLSLSVFIIFFNIPSIFLHGIFTYIHPDNTNSGVRAAIRRPDSSSSGTGLKGYRNLSSTAAAEIKKRTKSKDKAEFDESKAQIFRLKLDENHLQTRIYFKEYRDAFTFSFVGISCLLLQIFVGASKNSGVWGNGIFVPLLFVIFAGCKLFVSLTKVAFEKSASRTLDRQLSLLFGVFGFLFGLLTCSAFSPLILDFDLREIGGMGACFVAILMGLCAGFLFIPATKITRSFWLGTDQIRCNLDMVYCGWFSRIVLYSSQAAMAFTTLLWVNPLAEIFIKKNIGEGTIGHMSSEIRNADRLVGSIGFSKEDFAKLRLWCLTLSGFLQIIAVRQNLQMYLNEALLSWYQRLHAGKVPDLDFSRAKVFLHNHYLCVSALQFFAPPALVLLFVGLSQIDINSFKNTNLVSFLLPCSSFVNQVALLMAWWIVSVLTLYTSATIVLYRRGILYVS